Within the Pseudomonas putida genome, the region AAGCGCTCGTTGCCCAGCGCAGCGGACATGCGCTGCATGAAGGTGCGCAAGTCCGGCCACTGCCTGATCATGGCTGCGCCCAGCTTGTACTTGTTGTTGAGCGCCCGCAGCGAGTAGCCCGGTTGCAAGGTGAGGACGCTTTTGGCTAACGATCCGAGCATCTTAGGCATCTCATTTGTACTCGATCAACGCCGGGTTGCCGGCCGTGTACCTGTTCAGCACAAACCTCATCTGGCCCAGCATCTCCGGGAATTTGCCCAGCACCAGAAAGGCCGCCTGCACTGCGTTTTCCCGCGCCGACCTGCCGCCACGGCGCGCCAGGCGCAGCATCTGCAAGGGGTAGACCAGCAGCAACCACAGTGCCCACGGGCCCGCCCAGACGCTTGCCAGTGCAACCAGCAGTGGAATGCCCAGGCCCCACAACCAGGCACGGCGTGACTCACGCAGCCAATGCCGTTCCGGCGGCGCCCCATGCAGGCAGGCACCTTCGGCATAGGCGTAGCCTGCGCGTACGCTGCGCCGCCACCACTGGCCGAAGCGTGTCATGGCGGCATCGTGCAACGTCATTTCAGCAGCCAGGCGCCAGACCTTCCAGCCCGCCGCCCTGAGCCGCACGCACAGCTCGGGCTCCTCCCCGGCGATCAGCGCCGAGCGATAGCCCGCGACGGCCACGAAGGCATCCACACGCATCAGCGCATCACCGCCACAGGCCTTGGTTTCACCCACCGGGGTGTCCCACTCCAGGTCACACAGCCAGTTGTAGACCGAGTGCTGGGGAAAGCGCTCGCGGCGCCGCCCACACACCACCGCCACCTGCGGGTGGGCGTCGAGAAAGGCTCGCGCCGTGGCGAGCCAGCCGGCATCCACTTCGCAATCGCCATCGACGAACTGCACAAGGCGCACGGCAGGCAGGGCCCTTTGCAGGCAGGCGAAGCCCTCGTTGCGTGCACGCGCGGCCGTGAAAGGTCTGCTCATGTCCAACGTCAGCACCTCGACACCCAGGGCCGATGCCCGTTGCACGGAACCATCCGTGGAACCTGAGTCGACGTACACCACCTTGTCCGCACGACCTGCCAACGACGCCAGGCAGCGCTCCAGACGAAGGCCTTCGTTACGGCCGATAACCACTACGCCAATGCCTGTCACCCTGGACCTCACTCGCAACGCTTGATCAAACCACCCCGTGTACGGTCAGCCATTGCCTGGCTCATGTGAACTCCATCGCTTCGCTGGGTTTTCTCGCCTTGATGGTCGCGGGTACGCCCACGGCCAGTGAGTTGTCCGGCACATCGATCAGCACCACCGCGTTGGAGCCGATCGCGACGTTGTTGCCGATGCGAATGTTGCCCAGCACCTTGGCCCCGGCGCCGATATCGACGTTGTTGCCAAAGATGGGCGCAATCGGTTCATTGACGTTCTTCAGGCCAACCACCACACCGTTGCGGATCCGGCAGTCATCGCCGAACCGCGCATAGCCGCTGATGACGATGCCGCCGAAATGATCGATGACGAAGTTGCGGCCGATCACCACTTCACAGGGCAACTCGACGCCGGTGATGATCTGCACGAATTTGAACAGCACCTTGTAGACAAACGACAGCAGCTTGCGCAGAAGCGCCGGCCGCACCCCGTAGCGCCAACGGCCAAAGCGATAGACCACCAGCACCCAGAAGCCCTGGGCCCCCCAATCTCCACCGTGTGCACGCAAGTCCGCGCGTATGTTCTGGAACATGGCTTCACCTACCGTGTTGGTTGGCTGGCAAACTGGGTCCTGAGCAACAGCGACCAGGTGGCGCGCGTGTGCAGCCAACAGGCCTTTATCGCGCCCCAGCCTCGCCCCTTGAGCAGTGCCTTGAGCGCCAGCACCAGGTCACCCAGGCTTACCAGCACCATGTGCAGGATCAGGCCCGGCACGCCATGGTGCTTGCGAAAGTACAGCAGCTCGCTCTCGATCTGGTAGCTGGAGATCTGCCGGCTCGCAGCCTCCAGCTCGGCGACCGACTTGGAGCTCTCCCCGCCGATGTGCACGACGGTGGTATGCGGGTAGAACACCACCTTCCATCCGGCATCCTTGACCCGCTTGCAATGGTCGACTTCCTCGTAATAAAGGAAGTAGCGCGGGTCGAACAGGCCCACCTGATCGAGCACTTCACGACGCACCAGGTAGAAACAGCCCGGCAACCAGTCGCATTCACGCACCGAGGCATGGTCCCAGGTCATCTCGTCGACCATCTTCACCCCGGGGAAAAAGCGCCCCAGCCCGGTACGCGCGACAAACACATTCAAGGGCGTGGGGAAGTACCTGCAACTGGGCTGCAGATCACCGTCGCGCCCCACCAGGCGCACGCCCAGCACGCCGCAGTCCGGGTGCGCGTCCATGTAATCGATGGTTTTCTGCAGGCTGTCGGCAGCGACGAAAGCGTCGGTGTTGAGCAACAGCGCGTACTTGCCCTGCAGGTGCGCCAGCAACTGGTTGTTGGCGCGGCCAAAACCGACATTGTGCGTGTTGCTCAGCAGCACAGCTTCGGGGCAGACCTCGGCCAGGCGCTGCACCGAATCGTCGACGGATGCGTTGTCCACTACCAGATAGCTGGCCAACCGTTCACTGCCGGCTTGGCGCAGCGCATCGAACATCGGCTGCAGCAACGATGCGGTATTGAAATTGACGACCATCACATCGACGGGTTTTCTATCCATTGCTGCCGTCTCCGAAGAAATACTCGCTGCGTTGGCGCGCCAGTGCAGGTTCTACCGTCGGGTCGTAAGCGCCTTTGCGCTGCTTGACCGTTTCGATCCAGGGGTAGGCATTGCAACGCGCTTCGACCCGGGTGATCAGCTCTTCGGTGGTGCAGATGACTCTGGCCGGGTTACCGCCGACTACCGTGCCAGGCGGTACATCCTTGGTGACGACTGCCCCGGCGGCAACCACCGAGTCAGGCCCGATGGTCACGCGCGGCATGACGATCGCGCCATGCCCGACGAAGCAGTTGTCCTTGATGTCAATGTAGCCGACCGAATCGAGGTGCTTGCCGTAACAGATCTCGATCAGCGCAACCACACCGTCGTGGCCGATCAAGGTACAGTCCGACAGGCCCACATTGCTGCCGATACGCACCAGCGTGGGGTCGGTAACATTGCAGCCGCAGTTGATATACACATTGCTGCCCACCGAGTGGAATTTGCCCCACCGTGCCAGGTAGGTGCCCCACTCCAAGGGCGTGGGGTTGCAGAATTTCTTGTAAGCCGAACCTCCCCGTCCTGTTGAGTAGACATACTGCGTCATGGCATTGCGTATCCATCCAATCATTCTGCTACCCTCGCACTTCTAGCGGTCCTGGACTGTCCCTGAGGCGAACCGGTCTCATTCTTGTTCATGCTGACCCTGTCGCACTCAACCCTTCCCCACGTTGCTCATCCCTTCAAGCCATCGCGCCACTGGCCGCCCTCATTTTCGTATCGAGGTGGTCGGCCAATCTGAGGGCGAATTGCAACAGCGGCATCGTCGGGTTCGAGGCGCCGCCCGTAGCAAAAATGCTGCTGCCCGCTACATAGAGGTTTTCACTGCCGAACACCTTGCAGTCGGCGTCGACCACGCCGAACTCGGGGGATGCCGCCATGCGTGTCGTGCCCATGTGATGGGCATGGGGCGACAGTTTCAAGGGCAGTTCGGTGTCATAGACATAATCGTTGAGCTTGATGAAGCCCAGTCCCGCCTGGGCGAACTGCTTGGCCAGTTCCGCGCCGATGCACTTGATGGTATGCCTGTCGGTGGCACTGAGCACCCAATTGACATTGACCTTGGCAACGCCCAGCTCGTCTTTTTCGTCGAGCAGCGATAGCCGGCTTTGCGCATCCGGGAACTGCTCGATCATCGTGGTCAGCACGCCATCGCCGGGGCAGCTGAACTTGGCGACGAACTCGATCTTGCTGGCCAGCCCCATCTGACACGCCAGGTTTTCCAGAAAGTATTTGACCTCAGCCGTTCTACCGTAGGTCTGCACATCGGCCAGTACCGTAGCAGAGACATTGCCCTTGCCGGCCTGGTACTCAGCGACGAATGCATCGGTGGTGTAATACTGGCGTTGCTCGGTGCCCACGCCATCTTTGAGAATGAAGGTGCCCAGGTCGATGTTCAGGTGTTCCATCAGGCAACGTCCGGTCAGGCCTTCTTTTTTCACCACCCCCGCCTTCACAAGCGAAGCGCTGTTGAGCAATTGCCTGGCGTTCTCGATCGCCCCCATCGCCAAGACGAACTGATTGGCCACGACACGCTCGCGCTGTTTGTCGTAATCGCACACTACCGCTGCCTGCAACTGCCCTGAGGCCTGATCGAATTCGAGGTCGACACAGTTGCAGTTGATGAACACTTCCAGCCCAGGCGTTTCTGTGAGCGCCGACGCATACTTTTGCGCGAACCGTGTTGGCGGGCTCAGCAGAAAACAATCAGCGTCGAATTCGCCCCCGTTCAGGCCAGTGTTCTCGGGTTTGAAATCAGCCCCGTGCGGCAAGTCGACGATCGCCATGGCCGCCGGCAGGTAGCGCTCGATCTGCGCATAATCGATCGGCCAGCCCGGAAGGCCCACCGGCGGTGCTACGGCAAAATCCGAAGCCGTGAACGGGCGGCAACGGCCTGCCCAATGATTGGAGGTGCCGCCCAGGTAACGCAGGCGCGTCTGTTCGGCATAAAGCTCAAGGCCGGTCGAACTGCAGGCGTAGAGGTTCTGCGAGCGTGGTTCATACTCATGCCCTCCCCCTTCGAGCAGCGCCACGCTCCACCCCGCCTGCGCCAATTGCAGGGCCAGGGTGATGCCGGCCGGGCCGGCACCGATGATGCACACGTCGTAGGCCTTGCGCAGGGTCTTCTCAGCCTGGAAGTCCTTGATCATGCTCGACTGTCCTTGAAGTATTCGCTAGGCAAGACCCACCCGTTGATCACGACGAACCCGCCCTTTTGCGCAGGCTCGCGCGCTACCCGGGCGCCAATACCGAAAACGGCTACGCCCGCCCCCAGCACTACCCCACTGCGAAGAAAGCCGCGACGACCCAATTGCCGACCAAGAAACTGTAGCTTCCCCATGATCACAAGACCTATGCCGTTGGTTTTATCTAGCCCGGTTTCTTATTGAGCAGCCTGCCGGGAAGGCTTCAGAGCCATTCGAAAAAGCGCGTGATCAGCAACCCACACACTGCACCGACCGCCAACATCGGTAGCACTACCAGTTCACGCTTGAAACTCCAGATATTCAGCTTGGAATTGACATAGACAATCAGTGCCAGCGTCGGGAAGGTATGCAGCGCGGCACCCCAGATGGCGTACTTCACTCCGCCCATGAACAGCAACAACGGTATCAGTGTCCACAACGAGACGAGCCGGATGATGTTGTCCATGGCCTGGTACTTGGTATGGCCCAAGGCAATCCACAACTGATGTGCCAAGGTATAGCGCAAGGTGAAGAACGACAGCGACAGAATCGCCAGCATTGGGCCTGCGTCGGCATAGCGATCATCGTACATCCAGCCGATCAGCAGTGGGCTGGCGGTCAGGAAGCCGCCACACAGGAACAGCATGACCAGATCGACCAGCAGCCTGAAGTGGAAGTAGAGTTTTTTCAGCCGCGCATGGTCACCTTCCCTGGCCGCCTCGCTGAAGGCCGGAAGCGCCACTGACCCGACCAGTTTGAGCAGGCCGGTCTGGATCGACCCCAGAATCAGCACGGCTATGGAATACACCCCAAGCTGCGCCACCGTCATCGTGCCGCCGAACCAGATGCGGTCGCCATACATCGCCAGCACCCCGACCATCGAAGACAGCAGAATCCAGCGGCCGAACACGATCAGTTCGGTCAGCGCTGCACGGTCCCATTGCAGCCGGTTGTGCGGGCCTTGCAAGGCGAAGTGGCCCAGCAGCGTGCCAACCAGTGCCGAGGCCAGCCCGGCGATCACCAGAGACCAGATGGACCGGGTGAAATACCCGATGACCAGCATGGTGATCAACCCGACGACCTGCGAGGCGAGTTCTATCAGCACCACGCGCTTTTGCTGGAAGGCGCGTACCGCGACGTCTATCTTGGTGGACTGGAACCCCCAGATGATCGCTGAAATGCCGGTCACCGCCAGCACCAGCGGTAGCTCTGGGGCAGCGTAGGTGGAATGCGCCGGCCACAGATCGGCCACTTGCGCCCACCAGGCGCCGAGGGCCAACAGCAGCGTCAGCGTGAACAGCGTGAAGCCGCGCACGATCTGCACCGTCCAGGCGGTGTTGAGGAACAAGGGGTCGTCGCCGCGGTGGCTTTGAATGATGTTCTGCCGCAGGCCGACATCGGACAGCAGGTGCAACAGCACAGAAACGGTCGTGGCAATGACCATGACCCCGAACATTTCCGGCAGCAGTATCCGCGCCATGATCAGGTTGCCGCCCAGGCGCAGCACCTGCGAGGCCACCAGCGAGACCAGGTTCCATGCACCTGCGCCCATGGCACGCTTGCGCAGACTGGCAGGTGCTTGCACATCAATCGACGGCATGAGTTGAATCTCTGACTGAATGGCTAGAAGTCACTATAGTTTCAATTAGCCATGATGCTAGTGCCCATCCACCCAGGGACAGGTGAACTCTCCCATGCCCGAACATTTACGTGCGCTGATCGTCATTTTGTTCCTGGCTTGCGTGGTGTTCTTTCTCGCGCGCAGCCCGGCGACGGACCTGATT harbors:
- a CDS encoding glycosyltransferase, whose protein sequence is MTGIGVVVIGRNEGLRLERCLASLAGRADKVVYVDSGSTDGSVQRASALGVEVLTLDMSRPFTAARARNEGFACLQRALPAVRLVQFVDGDCEVDAGWLATARAFLDAHPQVAVVCGRRRERFPQHSVYNWLCDLEWDTPVGETKACGGDALMRVDAFVAVAGYRSALIAGEEPELCVRLRAAGWKVWRLAAEMTLHDAAMTRFGQWWRRSVRAGYAYAEGACLHGAPPERHWLRESRRAWLWGLGIPLLVALASVWAGPWALWLLLVYPLQMLRLARRGGRSARENAVQAAFLVLGKFPEMLGQMRFVLNRYTAGNPALIEYK
- a CDS encoding acyltransferase, translated to MIGWIRNAMTQYVYSTGRGGSAYKKFCNPTPLEWGTYLARWGKFHSVGSNVYINCGCNVTDPTLVRIGSNVGLSDCTLIGHDGVVALIEICYGKHLDSVGYIDIKDNCFVGHGAIVMPRVTIGPDSVVAAGAVVTKDVPPGTVVGGNPARVICTTEELITRVEARCNAYPWIETVKQRKGAYDPTVEPALARQRSEYFFGDGSNG
- a CDS encoding serine O-acetyltransferase; this translates as MFQNIRADLRAHGGDWGAQGFWVLVVYRFGRWRYGVRPALLRKLLSFVYKVLFKFVQIITGVELPCEVVIGRNFVIDHFGGIVISGYARFGDDCRIRNGVVVGLKNVNEPIAPIFGNNVDIGAGAKVLGNIRIGNNVAIGSNAVVLIDVPDNSLAVGVPATIKARKPSEAMEFT
- a CDS encoding FAD-dependent oxidoreductase — protein: MIKDFQAEKTLRKAYDVCIIGAGPAGITLALQLAQAGWSVALLEGGGHEYEPRSQNLYACSSTGLELYAEQTRLRYLGGTSNHWAGRCRPFTASDFAVAPPVGLPGWPIDYAQIERYLPAAMAIVDLPHGADFKPENTGLNGGEFDADCFLLSPPTRFAQKYASALTETPGLEVFINCNCVDLEFDQASGQLQAAVVCDYDKQRERVVANQFVLAMGAIENARQLLNSASLVKAGVVKKEGLTGRCLMEHLNIDLGTFILKDGVGTEQRQYYTTDAFVAEYQAGKGNVSATVLADVQTYGRTAEVKYFLENLACQMGLASKIEFVAKFSCPGDGVLTTMIEQFPDAQSRLSLLDEKDELGVAKVNVNWVLSATDRHTIKCIGAELAKQFAQAGLGFIKLNDYVYDTELPLKLSPHAHHMGTTRMAASPEFGVVDADCKVFGSENLYVAGSSIFATGGASNPTMPLLQFALRLADHLDTKMRAASGAMA
- a CDS encoding glycosyltransferase family 2 protein — protein: MDRKPVDVMVVNFNTASLLQPMFDALRQAGSERLASYLVVDNASVDDSVQRLAEVCPEAVLLSNTHNVGFGRANNQLLAHLQGKYALLLNTDAFVAADSLQKTIDYMDAHPDCGVLGVRLVGRDGDLQPSCRYFPTPLNVFVARTGLGRFFPGVKMVDEMTWDHASVRECDWLPGCFYLVRREVLDQVGLFDPRYFLYYEEVDHCKRVKDAGWKVVFYPHTTVVHIGGESSKSVAELEAASRQISSYQIESELLYFRKHHGVPGLILHMVLVSLGDLVLALKALLKGRGWGAIKACWLHTRATWSLLLRTQFASQPTR
- a CDS encoding oligosaccharide flippase family protein, whose translation is MPSIDVQAPASLRKRAMGAGAWNLVSLVASQVLRLGGNLIMARILLPEMFGVMVIATTVSVLLHLLSDVGLRQNIIQSHRGDDPLFLNTAWTVQIVRGFTLFTLTLLLALGAWWAQVADLWPAHSTYAAPELPLVLAVTGISAIIWGFQSTKIDVAVRAFQQKRVVLIELASQVVGLITMLVIGYFTRSIWSLVIAGLASALVGTLLGHFALQGPHNRLQWDRAALTELIVFGRWILLSSMVGVLAMYGDRIWFGGTMTVAQLGVYSIAVLILGSIQTGLLKLVGSVALPAFSEAAREGDHARLKKLYFHFRLLVDLVMLFLCGGFLTASPLLIGWMYDDRYADAGPMLAILSLSFFTLRYTLAHQLWIALGHTKYQAMDNIIRLVSLWTLIPLLLFMGGVKYAIWGAALHTFPTLALIVYVNSKLNIWSFKRELVVLPMLAVGAVCGLLITRFFEWL